Genomic segment of Falco peregrinus isolate bFalPer1 chromosome 5, bFalPer1.pri, whole genome shotgun sequence:
GTCCACTCCTCCATTCTTACCTGCTTGGGAAAGCTCAGAGGTGGGACCAGGGTCCCGTTAAGACTGGCTGTTGCACAGAGACACATTCCCTACTGAGATTACTCCACATATTTGTTACTGCCTTTGAGGGAAAAGtttgacagaaaaacaaaaagcattgaGCAGAGCATTACCAAAGGGACGGAGAAAGAACAGGAACATGGGAAGTATTCTGCAGCATCCGGGTGAGGGATATACCAGGCAGGTATCTACTGAGCTTTGAACCCATGGAGGGCATCTGAAGCAACGCCTCAAATCCCCACGCTCTGCTGGGGCTGACAGCTTCTGTAGCAGCCATTTGCCGGCTCTGTCAGTAGAGGTCAGCCCAAAGCCACCAGATGACCAGACATGGGCCTGCTCCCTCCGCAGACCAGAGCCCGGCCAACAGCCCCGAGCTCTGGAGCCAACCCACCCTGCGCCAGGGcctctgcaagctgcagagcactgctCGCCCTACTCCTCACCCTAGGAAGGAGGCCCAGAGCTGCCACGTCCTCCTTAAGGTGGACCTCGAAGGTCAGTGTTACTGATACAGGGAAAGGTGACCCCGTTTGGGCCATTTCTGCAGATATGTGTGTGCTTGCACCACTCTGAATAGCTGTCCCGGCAGGTTTCAAAGCgagagcagccagcactgcctaGCAGCCAAAGCACAGGATTCTCCCAGAACATCCCGGACCTGGGACTACCCAAGCTGGGCACTCACAGGGCCTGATTATGGATTGCAGTCTTTGTCAAAGAACCATCCAAGCCTTACAAGCAACACCTGTGTAAGAACTGTGCCCCTCAGGAGGGGCCGAGGATGTCTGCAGGATGACGCTGGAGAGCCTGGGTACTGACCAGTGCAAGCTCTGGAACTCCTGGGCACCACCAGATGTAGGAGACTATTTGTACCTACTCTTAAAATGCAAGAGTGGTGGCTGTCACGGTTTTGGATTTAAATACCACAGAATCTCCCCTTAAGAGGGCACAGGATCTTTCTCATGGATCTGTCCATAGAAAGTTTCTCTGTTTCCCTCACACACCTCAAGGAAGCTTAGCTCCTCCTGCACCTCCTTGGCTGAGAACGAGCACAAGATGCCAGGCTTGGATAAATGAAAGCCCTCTCTGTCCTGAGCAGAACAAGCACCACACAAAAACATCGCTATTTAAAAGCTGCCATCGGTTGCTGGCTTCCAGCTTTGAAACAAGTTTGGCTTTTAACTCTGAAGGACCCAGTGACAATGGATTACATCACTGACTCTCTCTCAGAGTCTGCTGGAATCCTCCAGGTGCTTGGATTCCTtctatttccttattttccctCCTCTACACATCACTTTTGTTCAAATAGGTGTTGTGTTACCAAAATTCCTGTCACACTGCAGTTGTTGCTGTGCAGCCAACAGGACAGCCGCCCCCCTTGGAAGAAAACATAtacctccctccttccccagctcttctgctttctaTAAATAAATGTCATGCAAAACTAGCCAACTGGAAGCTGCTCTAGCTCGTAAACAGCCTTAACACAGTCACATTAGAGTTTGCTTGAaccagggaaagggaaagacaTCGCAGCAGACTGTAAAACATTGCAGGATGGGgtttgtggggtgtttttttttaagcttactGTGCATGGAGGGCTGAGAGGCTCAAAGGTTACTACTGGGAGCAACTTCCACCTAAGAGCCACCGCCCTGTTCAaaccgcagcagcagcaggttcaCTCTTCCCACATTTTCAGGGccctctttgctgctgctcacgCCAGCAAGGAAGCTTTGCCACCAGGGCCTTGTTTTCACCAGGAGAACATGCCTGCGACCCCCTCGTTCTTCCCCAGTTTTTCTGAGAATCTGGGAAATGCTGACCAGTATCCCTACCTTTATGCTCTAGGCCACTTCCTTGTAAACACTGACCTTACAGCATTAGAAGACCTCAAAGATGACCACTGAAGGACACCAGCAACTGTCTCCAGCAAAATGCCAATGAATTTCTCACCACTTTTACATTTCTAAGGAAACCCATATGGAAGGCTTTATTGTCAAGAGGGCCAAATACCagaatgagagagagaaaagcccATATTAGGttttaagaaaggaataaaaggcAGACATATTGTTTGTGGCAGGGTACAGAAGGGCTCCTGGAGAGCAGTGTGCTACAGGAGCGTCTGTAGCCACCCCTGTGAAAAGAAACTTCTACTCTCAGTCCAAGATAATTATTCCGATGATAAAAATCATCACTGAAACTTTTCGCTGCTCCCCCTTAACTCCTCTTTTTGCCCCACATACTGGAGCTGGCCCAGACAACACATACAATAAATACGGACTGTTCATTGTAATTACCCCTGAATTCATGCAGTGATATTTCCCACCCAGTAATTACTATCAACATTTAATTGCTGGGTCCTTACCATGTAATTAGAGattatttatctgtttaaaaagaaaaaatgtaaagtcCTTTTTTATCacatgaagtattttcttccttgaggctTTTGGCCATGACTGGATCCCCCAGCTACCCAATCACAAGATCCCAGCTCCAGAGCTgcttccccatcccagctgcagaACTCCCTTCTCAtctctctcctcccagcaccAGGGGATGGaactgcaggcacagcacacCCCAGTCAGGGACCATCAGTCACTGCCTCGGTCCTGAGGCTATGCAGAACCTTGTACCTGCGGCGGCACCTGCTCTCCTACATACCTGAAGATCATCTATTGCACAGCAGTAGTATTTTGAGGGGAAAACCATGTCCCACAGATGTGCAGACACTGCCTCATGTCTAGCACAAAGGCAGCAACACTGATcgagaattatttcttttgaggATGGAACAATCACCAAAGGGACAAACATTCAAATATGTTACCCAGCTGCGGCCATCCTCCCTGGGGAAGGCTGAGCATTTTTGGAAATCCAAATCCTTGTGGGGAACTAACTCCAATAGCTTTAAATCCTTTGTCTGCTTTTGACCTCCCACTAACAGATTTGGGGTTGAAAAACATGAACTGATGATAGCCACACTGCATCCCTCCTCCTGCTTgctgtgcccacagccccagctgtaTACAAGGCAGGTAACATCAGAGTAGCATCCTTTCACGTTGTTTCATTAACATCAAAAGATAAGGCAAAAATATATGAAGAGGGGTGTCATTTCAGTGTCAGTGTCATTCTTTTTCAGGGGAAATGTTTGCAATTGCAGTAGAGATTAGCTTTTCCCAGGAGTAATGATGAAATTAAACAATCACATCCACTGATTGCAAAACCCCAGTACTCCTGTACCCACAAGTGTATCATCCCTAGAAGACAAGCTGAAAACAAGAGGCTTACCAGCAAGAAGTCCAAGGCACTTGCATTCTAGCagccattttttgttttattatttaaagttAAGAGCGCTCGTCAGCTCACAAATTAACAAATTCCATTCCTGCAATTTAGTTCAGGTTtcagccaaaaggaaaaaaaaacaagtagCTAAACTATCTCTGCAGTTTACATCTCAATAAAAGTTAAACCTCcttgctttataaataaatgttatagTTAACACAGCAAAAATGTAATGGCAGATCTACAATATATTTAAGGGGCAGAGAGCACTGGATTATTGAGGCATATGGATATGCTGACTTATAAATACAAGTAGAGAAGCTTCAGTAGCATATAGTGCACAGTTGTTTGTCAGAGTTCTGCTCTCCCAGTCCTGACCTTTCCCAAAGCTCAGAGGCAGCTGCTTCACCCCCAActgtgctttctgctctgcctggggCCAAGAAACAAGCCACAGGCTGCCAAAGCCCAGTCACTCCCCCTGCAAGAAGAGAAACTGCTGGAACAGCATCTTGTTTACCAACACTGACTGGTTACCACCAAGGAGGGTTCTGCTAATGGAGGCAAATACCTACCCTGAGACTATGGAtttaaagaggggaaaaaaccaagatTGCGTCCAGCTCCTAATTAAAGAGAAGAGCTTCCCCAGATAGTAGCCAAGTAAGATTTCAAATTCAATCTTTGAAGTAGCACCATCTTCAGTAAAGTTGCAAAAAGAACTAAAAGCTAAAACCAGATGGTAACAACCCACTCCATGTAGGTTTTCAGAATGGGGTAATTAACAGAGCCCCAACAGCTGATACTAATAAGCCTCAGAAGAACAAGGAGGCACCtttagctttcatttctttcttgcttcttccttcagACCACCCTCATGCAAGCATGCCACCAACACTCACTTGCTTTAATAACCCTGCAGGCACCACCCACACTACAAGTACCTCCCATCCTCAAAAGATGGTTCCAAGTGCACTGGTTTGGCTCCGAAACCTGGCCATACCCACCCCATACAGCTCAATCCCTGCTGACCTCTGGAGCTAGAGGGCCTCCGTGCAGAGAAGGGCCTGAACGTGCACAGAGTGGGCAAGCTAAGGGCCTGAACGTCACAGTAGTATTTCGTTTTTAAGGTAGCAGTTTTTCCTCCCCATTCATAAAAACCAACATCTATTGATGAAACTATATAACCAGAACTGACCTTACTACATCTTAACAGGGTTGAAGAAGTCTCGCAGCATAGATAGGGCCTGGctctaaaagagaaaaaataacccAGCTTTATGCACAAGCACTGAAATCCCAGGCCTTTAACACCACTTGCTACTTGGCCAACCAAGGGAGACAAAAACCCATCCTCAGCACACCCAACCCTACCGCCACGCAAGGCAACTAcctcagcagagcacaagccaCTCTGCTGTTAGATTCTTACTGTACCAAATCTGGcaagggggtggggaaagaatTAGTTGGAAGATATTTTATTCCTCACTTGCATTCCTAGCTGTTTGGTATTTGGGATGGGAAGGGCTAGAGCACATGTGTGATGTGTAGCTGCTCCAAAGCTTAACGCTGAGTTAATCCAGCACTAATGGGAGAGGCAGCAGGTCCCAGGGAATCTCCATTTTCCTTCCATCTCAGGACAAGACTGTTGGCATGGGAAaagggcaggggctgtggccTTCTCTGGATACAGCGCAGTGGAGATATCTGGTACCTGAAGACGACAACAATGAGGGACAGGCGTGAGCTCTCGAGCCTCCTCCTCCCCTACCCCTGTGCATGCCAGCTTGATGGTGACAGATGAGGACAAAGCTCGCAGCCTGTCTCAGCACAGCGACGGCCTTCAGCACCTAGGCAAGGATGGCCTGAGATCTCAGGCTGCACTACCTCTGTGGGGTGAAACAGGCGATGGAAAAACTGGGGACTTCAGCTCTCCTGCCCTAGTGCAGCTCAATGAAGGCTTCCAGCTCCTCGGGGATGAAACCCTTGTAGGGAATCTTGTGCTTGTCCAGGGCGCGAGCAGCAAGGCACTGGAGGGTGATGTAATTGAAGGGCTGCATCATGCTCTTGGTGAGCAGCTTCTCATCCAGCAGCTCATAAGCAGTCTGCTTGAAGGCATTGGTGGCATCCATATGGGCTCCAGCCTCCATCAGGGCACTCATGATCAGCGGGCAGTTGTTGCGGGCAGCAATATGCAGCGGGGTGTTGTTGTCATAGTCACGGCTATCTGGGTCAGCCCCACACTCCAGAAGCAAGTTCACAACGTGGAGCGATGGGAACTTGCCCACAGGATAACGTCCCACTGTCGTGGTATCTTTGTCCACAGCCATATGCAAAAGAGTGAAGCCATTCTTGGCCCGGGGGCTGCACTTAAGCAGGCGGTAGATAGTCTGGCGCTTCTGGTGTTCCTGCTCTGGGGTGCACtccatcttctccagcaagaagaccAGGTGGAGGATAATGGCCAGTGTCTTGGTGAACTGCGCAGAGTCAACTACTGGGTCCTTGCCATGCACAAGAGCCCTCTCCACCTCCCGGACCCCTTTGCTCAGTACTCCCATGAGGTCAGAGAAGCCCAAGTGGGTAGCTAAAGTGCCTTTGGAGCGGTCCTGAAGCACATAAGAGAAAAgctctgcaaaggaaaggaaactgcTTGCAGTCATCGGGCTGAGAGGCTCCAGGTTGCCTTGCTGCATGTCCAGAGCGTATTTCCACAGGTTAATGCAGCGCTCAAAGTTGCCGGAGTCAGCATAGACTGCTCCTCGGTAACGGATGTAGTAGGAAGTATCTGGGTGGGAAGGCCCCAAGATGCGCTCTCGAATCAGCAGTGCCTGCATGCGCATCTCATCCGGATCAGTAATCAAGGCTTCCAGTTCCTCCAACGAGCTCACTTCCCGGGAATAGTCGTaggccagcaccagctgccGAGGCTCAGGTTTAGGCAGGTACTGCCCACCTTCACACCGAAGCTCCATCGCTCTTCGCCAGTACTTGTGGGCTCCCAAAAGGTCACGTTTCTTATCCACAAACGTagcacccagcagctccagtgCTTCCACAGCAGCCTCTCGAGTGCAGAACACATTAGGGACCTGCTGCTCATCCTGACTGGAAGCTGAGGCACAACATCTCTCACAGCCTTCATCACAGCCCTGAGGAGCTTCcttgccagtgctgcagcagctctgatgGCTCCCACCTGAGGCACAGGTCCCATTTGGGGTCCCTGCAaccccctcctcttcctgcttCAGCCCTCCTTGGATGAGGTACTCCACAATGTTGGTGTGACCGGTGACGCTGGCAGCTAGCAGAGGAGTCATGCCATAGCCGTCTTTCTCCATGCGGGCTTTGGAGCGGAGCAGTAGCTGCAGGATCTCCAGACTGCCAGACTCAGCGCAGTCGTGTAGGGCCGTATTCCCCTTCACGCTCCGGCGGTTGACATCAGCCCCTTTCTCTAGCAAGTAACGTGCAATTTCACTGTGCCCTTTGTAGCAAGAAATCATCAAACACGTGTGTCCATGCCGGTTGGCTACTTCCAGGTCAGCCCCTCGCTCCCCAACTAAATAGCGCACAATCTCCAGGTGCCCATCAAAGCAAGCAGCCCGCAGCGGCGTGGAGTTAGTCAGCGTGGTCTGGTTCACCGACGCACCGTGATCCAGGAGGCTGCGCACCACCCCCAGGTGCCCGGCAGCAGATGCTGCCCAGAGCGGCGGTGCCCCCTCGATGGTCTCCCCGTCGAAGTTAACCGAGCCCCCCTCCTCCACACGAGCGCCGCAGTGATCCAGCAGGTACTCCACCACCTCCAGGTGCCCGTGCCGGGCGGCGATCAGTAGCGGGGTGCTCCCCCTCCCGGGGCCGtcgcccccgccgggccctgCCGTCAGCGCCTCCAGCTCCTCCCGGCTCCGGCTgcccagcagcttctgcagcagcttcagcttCCCATCGCGGGCCGCGTTGTACACAGCCGTGCGCAGGTCCATGGCGACGGGGGCCGCGGCGACCGCACCGGCCACCTCCAGGCCATGGACCGGCTGCTCCGCCACGCCCCCAGCTCGGCCCGGGGCAAGGGATGAGGGAGGGCGGCCCcgcggggtggtggtgggggaagagCCCTGCGGGGCCAGAGGGGCCCGGCGAGACACCCCTCACCTCAGCACAGCAACCTTCAGTCTCTCCGCCTGGCCGCCATCTTAAGTTGTAACGCGAAACAAAATGGCGTCTGCACgcgcgcgggggcggggcgggagcgggacGATAGGAAATGTAGTCCCGGCCCGCACGGCCCCGCAGGCGCCGCTCCCCGGAGGCCTCGGTTTCCCGGCATGCAATGGGAGAGGGCGGCAGGCGGGGCCCGCCGGGAGGGCGGTCGACCCGCGCGGGGCACCCTGGGATTTGTAGTCCCTCTGTGCCCGGGGTCTGCCCCCGCCCCGGACCccggcagctcccagcctgcgTTTCCCAGCGCGCCCTGCGCCGccgcaggggctgctgggggagggagcGGGATGGCGCCCTGCGGCCGCGGCGCCGaggggggccgggccgggcggggggctcgTTGCTCGGGGTTCGCACTGGTCCCTGTCCCGCTCGTACCCGGGGCGACCGCAGCGCTCGCAGGGGAGCAAGctgggcccgggcccgggcct
This window contains:
- the FEM1A gene encoding protein fem-1 homolog A; this translates as MDLRTAVYNAARDGKLKLLQKLLGSRSREELEALTAGPGGGDGPGRGSTPLLIAARHGHLEVVEYLLDHCGARVEEGGSVNFDGETIEGAPPLWAASAAGHLGVVRSLLDHGASVNQTTLTNSTPLRAACFDGHLEIVRYLVGERGADLEVANRHGHTCLMISCYKGHSEIARYLLEKGADVNRRSVKGNTALHDCAESGSLEILQLLLRSKARMEKDGYGMTPLLAASVTGHTNIVEYLIQGGLKQEEEGVAGTPNGTCASGGSHQSCCSTGKEAPQGCDEGCERCCASASSQDEQQVPNVFCTREAAVEALELLGATFVDKKRDLLGAHKYWRRAMELRCEGGQYLPKPEPRQLVLAYDYSREVSSLEELEALITDPDEMRMQALLIRERILGPSHPDTSYYIRYRGAVYADSGNFERCINLWKYALDMQQGNLEPLSPMTASSFLSFAELFSYVLQDRSKGTLATHLGFSDLMGVLSKGVREVERALVHGKDPVVDSAQFTKTLAIILHLVFLLEKMECTPEQEHQKRQTIYRLLKCSPRAKNGFTLLHMAVDKDTTTVGRYPVGKFPSLHVVNLLLECGADPDSRDYDNNTPLHIAARNNCPLIMSALMEAGAHMDATNAFKQTAYELLDEKLLTKSMMQPFNYITLQCLAARALDKHKIPYKGFIPEELEAFIELH